The nucleotide sequence AAAACCTTTTCGACTAAGAATAGCATATAGCATAGGAGCTGCGTGTCCTTTACTTAAAATAAATCGGTCTCTTTCTGGCCATAACGGTTCTTCAGGTTTCACATTTAAAAAACACTCATATAAGACCGTTATTATTTCTGCACAAGAGAGACTACCTCCAATGTGACCACTTCCAGCTTTATAAATCATATTAATAACAGTAATACGTGCTTCCTGAGCTGCCCTCTTTATTTCCTCTATCGGAAACATTTATGTAACCTCCTTTTACATCACTCCTGTTGCATAAAACCAAAATTGTACTACACTTAGGACTTGGGTTTTACCCTTTGTTTAACAATAGACATAATCCCCAATCCTTCTCATTTGAAAAACTAGGAAGATAAATTCTTCCGTATTCATCAGCTCTTATAACAGGAAACCGTACATCTCCAAACCAGACCCCTGTACGTGGATTAAACCATTTAAACACATATATCGCGTTAGGTATCGCTCCACGCACAGTTACTTGAGGACAATCTTTTTCAAGATATATCAAGAAAAAGTCTTTCTCCTTTGTACGAGCGCAATAAGCCCATCCACGATATCCCAAAGGCTCTCCTGCTTTATTAGGGGTAACCAGATCTGCATTAGGTTCTAAATCTTTATATCTATCCCCGTTAATAAATGCAAAGTTCTTTAAATAACTCACCATTTTACCAGATTCAAACTGCATTGCATCCCACATCTTATATTTTGCCTCTAATTCTATATCTCCTCCCCATAATCCTTCCGCTCCGTAAATATATCCACCAAACCCTCCTGATAAAAATCCGCCATACATTCCCGAACGACAATTCAAATTAGCTTCTTCGCTATAAGCTGGAGGATCGTCATCAGGAAAACCGGGATAATATGGTTCGCCATTGATAGCAGGCATAGCAGGATATGAATAATAAATCTCTGTTAGATACCAATAATGATCATGCTCACGCCAATTGCCAATTTGATGAAAGGTAAGCCAACGTGCTTGTTCGGGGCCTCCAAAATTAACTAAAGTAGAAGGAGAAGCATTTGTTCCCACCAGTGTCCCAAATGGTGGAGGACCATATTTTTCAATAACTAAATTAGCAGGTTCATTATATTCATATGATGGGATTGAATCACCTGCATAATCAAAGTGAATAGGGCTAAGCAAACAGTTATTAGCTTGATAGCGTGTAAATATATAATGAATATACCGCGCATAGGAGTTCGGCCAATCATAATACCTCTTCCATACTTGACTAACATCTCTTCTTGCCGCTTCAATAAATGCAATAAAACCATTCTTATTTAGATAATCCACTTTTTTATCTAAATGTTGAAAATACTTGGGATTAATACGATCAAAATCCGGAACTATATTTTCGTATCCTGGTACTTTTCCGGGAAAACAAAACGGTCGTCCTCCTTCATTAAACATATCTTTGGCGCTGTTAGTACCAGCTTGTCTCCACGCCGCTCGAATTGTTGTTTTCCATTGATCGTTCATATGAATAGTAGGGGGTAACCCATCATTTGCCCATGTAGGAAACGCTGCTATCATTGCGATACAATTAAATCCTTGTAACTTTCTGTATCTAACCATATCTTTAAATCCCATCTCCGGGCCTATTTCCCGTGGAAATTCATCTTCATACCACTTATATCTAAATGTAGGTGTAGCCCACCACGTATCTCCAATTAACAAAAACGGTGTTCCATCAGCATACATAAAAGCATGTCCATTTGCCGTTGGTCTGATAAATCCTCGCCTACAAGGATTTTCTTCTTTTTCTATTTCACTCCATTCAATTGCTATAAATTTACCTCTTTTCCCATTGAGTCCTCGATCCATTTTATTGGAACCACTTTCCCATTGCCATTCTCCAGGAGACATTGCTACAATACGAACTTTAAAGATATTTTCACCATCCCAAAAACCATAAACACGTCTTTCAAAACCTGGTCCTTTTAAATCTACCCAAACGTCTACTTCAGTATACGGGTTTAAATAGGTATGCTCGGCTTTCAATGTAATTTCGTATTTTTCCCATACATGAACAATTTCTTTATTACCACTCATCGAATATCCCCTCTCCCATATCTTTTTTTATTACAAAATATAGAATAATAAAAGTATATTAACACAAGACATCCTCTCTTTTATATTTTTAACCATACAATTATCAGAGAAGATGTCTGCATTATTTTTATATTCAAAGACTAGTTTTCTATTGTTTATCACGCATCTTTATACAAGAAGCCTATAGAAGGATAAACCCTTCATCCTATACTACTCCATTTACTACATTTATTGGGTTACCACTTAAAAAAGCTTTTAAATTATTTACAGCAATATCCAACAGCCGTTGTCTAGACTCTTTTGGTGCCCATGCTATATGTGGTGTTATTATAACATTCTTAGCCTTTAATAATGGATTATCCATCTTTATGGGTTCTACTGATACTACATCCAACCCTGCAGCATATACTTTACCCTTATTCAGAGCTTCTGCAAGGTCTTCCTCTACTATAAGTGGTCCCCTTGCAGTATTTATTATTATAACCCCATCTTTCATCTTCTCTATCGTCTCTTTATTTATTATCCCCCTAGTGCTCTCCGTCAAAGGACAATGTAAACTTATAACATCTGATTCTCTTAATAACTCCTCTAAATCTACATATCTCATCGTCTCACATTCAAGTTCCTTATTTTTGTATTGATCATATGCTAAAACTCTCATCCCCATCGCCTGCGCTATTCTCCCACTAGCTTGCCCTATCCTACCATATCCTATTATCCCCATCGTTTTTCCACTTAACTCTATAAGTGGATATTTCCAGAAACACCA is from Caldicoprobacter guelmensis and encodes:
- a CDS encoding DUF5060 domain-containing protein encodes the protein MSGNKEIVHVWEKYEITLKAEHTYLNPYTEVDVWVDLKGPGFERRVYGFWDGENIFKVRIVAMSPGEWQWESGSNKMDRGLNGKRGKFIAIEWSEIEKEENPCRRGFIRPTANGHAFMYADGTPFLLIGDTWWATPTFRYKWYEDEFPREIGPEMGFKDMVRYRKLQGFNCIAMIAAFPTWANDGLPPTIHMNDQWKTTIRAAWRQAGTNSAKDMFNEGGRPFCFPGKVPGYENIVPDFDRINPKYFQHLDKKVDYLNKNGFIAFIEAARRDVSQVWKRYYDWPNSYARYIHYIFTRYQANNCLLSPIHFDYAGDSIPSYEYNEPANLVIEKYGPPPFGTLVGTNASPSTLVNFGGPEQARWLTFHQIGNWREHDHYWYLTEIYYSYPAMPAINGEPYYPGFPDDDPPAYSEEANLNCRSGMYGGFLSGGFGGYIYGAEGLWGGDIELEAKYKMWDAMQFESGKMVSYLKNFAFINGDRYKDLEPNADLVTPNKAGEPLGYRGWAYCARTKEKDFFLIYLEKDCPQVTVRGAIPNAIYVFKWFNPRTGVWFGDVRFPVIRADEYGRIYLPSFSNEKDWGLCLLLNKG
- a CDS encoding D-2-hydroxyacid dehydrogenase, whose amino-acid sequence is MKIVVLDGYTLNPGDLSWGELEKLGELTVYDRTPREKVLERIGDAEIVYTNKTPLTRETFYKAPNIKWVGVLATGYDVVDIDAARERGIPVTNVPTYGTTAVAQMVFALLLEICHHVWEHSEAVKRGEWTNNADWCFWKYPLIELSGKTMGIIGYGRIGQASGRIAQAMGMRVLAYDQYKNKELECETMRYVDLEELLRESDVISLHCPLTESTRGIINKETIEKMKDGVIIINTARGPLIVEEDLAEALNKGKVYAAGLDVVSVEPIKMDNPLLKAKNVIITPHIAWAPKESRQRLLDIAVNNLKAFLSGNPINVVNGVV